Below is a genomic region from Fusarium oxysporum f. sp. lycopersici 4287 chromosome 12, whole genome shotgun sequence.
TTCTAAGATTTTCAAAGGAAGCCAGTAAAGTGTGTTTATAATACGCGATAGCTCGAATAGAGTTCAAGCACTTTTCTAATCAATGCCGTTCATACCCTTGATGTCCAGATAAACCCCGatcgttgatgttgagaaatGCGTCTTAACGGCTAAGATCAAAGCAAACTCTACTTCTCATCTCCCTCGTTTCATGCCTGGATAAACACGGTATATAGTGCTAATGCATATAGAAAAGAGAATTTAGTCTGATCGAAGTAAAACTGGAGTAAAACTCCGAGCTGCATGTGACAGTCAAAGCGCGTTACttatcatcaccaagactgCGCCCGTTCACGCTAGAAAGCATAACGTGATAGGCAAGTTTGCGCCATGACCTTTCTGTTCgaaacatcaccatcttgAAACTAAGGTTAATGTACCAAAATAAGGTTCAAGACGGAAATACAACGTCAATGCGCAGGACCCCAGATGCCGTCTCCTCGTGGCTTATAACTACCAAGACAGGTTTCCAGAAATATTCCAAGGCTTGGTTTCCTTCACGACATTCATTTAACTTCTACACTCTTTAATCATGTCTGATAGATCTTCGTGTGAGCATAGCGAAAGGGCCAATGAAGTTAGAAGTGAAGTTCAGGGGAATAGTAAGGTGTCTATGAAGAGTTTGCTGTTATTACTTGTAAGTGctatcttcatcctctttcACAATTGTGAGCTGAGAATTGCTTCTAGTCGATCAATCTGGTATACTTCGTCCATGTTGCCAATGTCGTTGGATCTGGTGCCTTGACCAGAGACATCTCCGCTGTTGTTGGCGGCTCCCACGATTCTGTCTGGTACAGTGAAGTGATCGCAATCTTGACAGCCCTTCTTGGCAttcctgcttctcaagccGCCGATCTCTGGGGTCGCAAGACGATACTCGTTTGCTTAACGAGCTGTGGCTTTGTCGGGTCTCTCATTATCGCCAAAGCTTCATCTTCCGGTACGGTCATAGCTGGATTTGCGGTTTCAGGCATCTCATTCGGTGCGCAGCCGCTTCTCCATGCCATTTCTTCTGAGGTCGTTGCTCGCAAGTATCGTCCTTGGGCGCAGGGCAGTATCAATGTATCAGCTTCTCTAGGAGCCATTATCGGCCTTTTGATTGGTGGCGTGTTGACTAGACATGAGCATCATGATGGCTTCCGGGCCTACTGGTATATGGTTGCTGGCATATATGCAGTTGCGACAGTCGCATGTCAATTCTTTTACAACCCGCCTCCAAGAGCCTTGGAAATTGTTCTCAGCGTACCAGAGAAAATGCGTAACCTGGACTGGGTCGGGTACGGCTTCTTGACTCCTGCGCTTGTCCTCTTCTGCATGTCTCTCGCTTGGAGTGGGAACCCATATTCATGGACAGACGCCCATGTACTGGCCACATTTCTCATTGGTGTACTTTCGGGAGTGGCCCTTATCGTCTATGAGACATCGATCAAAAAGAACGGCATGTTTCATCATCGTCTCTTTCGCGATCGGAACTTTGCACTAGCTTTGGGTTGCATCTTTGCTGAGGGCATGGCATTCCACTGTGGTAACAACTATTTCGCCTTTGAAGTCAGTGTTCTCTTTGCAACCGATAATCTTATCATTGGGGCCCAGTACGGCATGGCCTTCATAGCTCTGGGTATTTCTGCCATCATGAGCGGTATATGGTGCTCCATCAGTAAGGCTTTGCGTTTCCCGATTATCCTGGCCTTTGGCTTCAAGATCCTGTTTATGGTCCTGATGGCTACTGTCTCCAAGTCCACACCTCAAGCCCTCATCTGGATATACCCCATAACTCTAGGTCTCGGATTGGGTATTTGCATGCCAGCGCTGATTACAGTAGCTCATTTTGCAACACCTCGAGAATTGATCGCGATTACATCCGGTCTTATGATCTCTATCAGAAGTGTGGGAGGATCTATTGGGTTGGCCGTATTCAACGCTATCTTCTCTAATGGGCTCTCATCCAACTTGGGACCCAAGATATCTCATGCCGTCTTGCCACTTGGCTTCCCCGAAAGGGAGTTGCTTCAACTCATACCCGTCCTTGCCCATAACGATACAGTGGCGCTCAAACAGATTCACGGCATTTCTCCAGAAATAATTCACGCCGGGGTCGATGGTCTTCTGGAAGCTTACCGTGTAAGCTTTCGCGGTGTCTGGTTGACCACTGCGAGTCTATGTCTCGTCGCTAGCATCGGTGAGTGGATAACAAAGACAAGTGAACCTCAGGGAGAATTTGATTGCTAATCATTCATCTTAGCCGGTTTCTTTCTACGCGATTCCACTGAGAAGATTGCTTCCCAGATCGACGCGCCCATTGCACCGGATACAGAGGTTGTagagatcaagaagaggaCAAAGATTCCAGGCGATTCTGCTTAGGAGGCTATACATCCCGTGATAGGGACATTTCAGAGTTGTAAACTTTAGTACGATAGTGCAAGACATTAATTCCatttctttattattagccaCGTTTCTCCAACATTGCAATGCCCATTCAAGGAAACCTCACAAATGGTGCCACATATGTTGTCATGTACACCCCTTTCTTATGGGAAAAGTTGAATGAGACAAAGGTATGCTCAGTTGGTGTCGTGACCGTATCATCAATGACATCACTCCCACTAAAGCTATTAGCATCACGGTCATAAGAAAGATCAGTGATTACTTACTATGCATCCGACACAATCTTCTGGTATGTGCCCTCAGCACCCCAAGCCCATCCTCTTTTACGGAAGACCTTCTCCATTGCTTCGGTAGCATCCTTGTCGCTCTTGAAGTATTGGTTCAAAGGCACATAAATCTTGACCTCAGGGATGCCTTGATCAGGCCTAAGTTCCCAGCTGAAGCACGCTCCGCTGACATTAGGCTTATtctccaagatcttcttTGAGAACTTCTCATCGAATTCCTTGTCCTCTGGCTCGTTTATGAGGATATGCCACATATCACGAAGAACCGCTAGACCATCCATTGTTGTTTTGTCTGTGATTTGACCTCCCAGGGTGACGTGCTGTACAACTGCTTCCCAGGTGTTGGACTGAGGTTCGATGTAGATTTTGACTCGGGCACCTTCTTCCGGACTTACGCAGTCGATACCAATAACCACAGTTAGCGGTGGGTCTTGGTACAACTTCCTCTGGTACCGCTCGATCATGTCGATAGCTGGTCCAAACGATGGACCAAGGGGATCAAGTCGTCGGATGAGATCAAATCCAGCTCTATCCGAGTTTTGCTTTGCTGTCATCCACTTGATAACAGGGTAGAAATATGCCTTCATAGTCTGCTTGTCCTCCTTGAGATCAAAGGCCAGAAACACCTTAGGTATGCGAATAGTGTCCTTCGGCATCTTCTCCGCTAAAATCacagcatcttcttcggATGGATAGAATTCGGCGGCAAACTGATTGAACCAGCGGAGATCAGCACCCGTCTTCTCGGCAATTCTTGGAATGGGATCTTCAGTGACACCATCTGAGCCTGGAAACACGGGTTCGTAGCAGAAACGGACGTATGAATTGCCGCCGTCACTATTGTTGAGGCTGGTTTCGAATGGTGAGCCATTCGGGGTCAAGAGTGATCTTGCACGATCTTTTGTAGGGGCGCGCCCCATGCTCGGAAGAATATAGGTGTCAAGGAACTCGAGATGAGCAGCTTGTTGTTCGGGAGTGTAATCTCCAACGGATTTGAGAAGAGATGCGAGAACCGGTTTGGTGTGTTTCGTCCAGAAGGCTatgccatcttctttggctttgagatCTGAGGGCTTATTACTGGTAAGTTAATTCGGTCAGTATATGAGGTATGCTCGGATTTTTTTGTCACACCTTTCTCCTGTGCtttgaagagcttcttcttggtccGTTGATGCTGCAGACATTTTAAGAGTAAGAGGCTCTAATGTCGATGCCATATTGCGAAGAGCTGTGATCTTGGTAGCTAGATTGGGTTATGAGCGAAGGTTATCAGCGCTGCCTGCTTTGCTGGAGATGATTTTGTCACTGCTGTGATGCTCTATCCGAGACAGCCGTAGGGGCTAAGTTCTGACGGCGGGGCCAGTGAATAACCCTTGTCAGTGAGAGAGATAGGCACCAGCTCACTGAGTTTTAGCGCACAGCTACGCGCAGCTTTTATAGCTCTGACTTGCAGTCCTTTCTTGACTCGGACAAAGCGGTCCAAAGAATCACAGTTCAATTAGTATCTCGCTTCTGATTCGCAAATTTCGTTGCTAACGCTTACTCCATGTGAATCATGGACAATGTCGACAAGCGATTCACCACCAGCGATGGTGACACCTATGCCTACGACTACATCCCGGCCAAGGACAACAAAGAAACGTTTCTCTTCATTCACGGTTGCCCTTCTTCGCGCTACGACTGGCGATACCAATTTGAGGACCTCTCAGAGGCAGGTTACGGGGTTATTGCCCCAGATTGTCTCGGCTATGGCGATTCTGACAAATGCGCCGACCTTGAAGCTTACAATTTGAAGCGTCTCAGTGGGCACTTCATAGAATTGCTAGATCAGGAGAAGATTAGCAAGGTCATTGGCGTCTCGCATGACTGGGGATCTATGGTCATGTCTCGAGTTGTTGTTTGGCATCCTGAGAGATTTTCCAAGCTGGTGTTCATGTCTGCGGGCTATACAGCGCCTGGAGTGTTCTTTGACATTGATGGACTGAATGTCTGGAGTCAGAAGGAGCTTGGGTATATGCAATTGGGTTACTGGTACTTCTTCAACTCATATGATGCCGAGCGAGTCATCCTTGACCATGTATTTGCTTAACCCAGTATTCTGTCAAGCAAATTCGACTGACTACTTACAGTTGGAGTCATTCTTCCACCTCGCATACGCCGACGACAACGCCCTCTGGATAACAGGCCTTGCGGCCATTAATGGAACGCGAGAATGGCTGACCTCCGACAAGACATGTCCCCTCCCTCCATTTCTCACAGAAAGGGACAAGACCCGCTGGCTTGAGATAAACAGACGAAAGGGCACCATCAAAGGTCTACTCAACTACTACCGTTGTCTCATGCGTGGAATACAGGCGGAGGATGAGGATCCACTGACAGATGAGCAACGCACACTCAAAGTTCCAGTTCTCGGCATCTGCGGCGGTGGAGATATGGTGACACGGGCGGATCAAATTGGGAGGGGTATCACACCATATGCAAGCAAGGGCTACAAAGAAGTGGTTCTCGAAGGAGCGGGACACTGGATCATGCTTGAGAGACGTGCCGAAGTTACAAATGTCTTGGTGGAATTTGTCCGTGAGGATTCATCATGAACTGCTGGGTTACAATACTGGTTATCACGGCATCATGTAGATAGTTAGGGGAGGACCAAGCGGGAATTTACAAAAGTACCAATTTATCTTGGAAACTTGGCTTGCATGATCCTACATCAAGATCACAAGTTTGAGGGATTAGATTACAATATGCATATGCGTCGCTGCATTCATCCTCTTCTGATGTTCTCTGCCAAGATTTTTATTCTGCTGCCTTGTCATCTGCGGGGTGAAGGATCAACGTCCATGTTCTATCTATGCGGGGTGTCAACGTTGTAAGCGGGGATATCCTGTGGGGAAGTGAAATCAGGACCATGAAACATGCCATTGGAGGGGTTAATTAGAAAGGACTAgggaagaggagatgatcTGTTAGACTTTCAATGTGTTGATGCATGCTCAAGAGTCGGTCTACTGAGACATTTGGTTCTGGCCTATCGTGTTTGGGCGTATGTTGCGATCGGATTTGACATTCCTGTCACTCATTGCTCTATCGGGACATGACTGAGACTAATTTCTTACAGTTTGCTCTACATACATGCCGAGATCTATCTATGCCATTTCAAGCATGgttcctcttcttgagcgTAATAAGAAATCGTCCGCATGGCTCGTCAATTGTAACCTTGCGAACATTCTCCGGTCTCTCGTCCAATCTCTCAAAGTCATAATCCATAAGCAGATGCGTCAGCGTAAGCTTAAGCAAGTTGCTTGTGAAGAACCTTCCAGGGCAAGCTCCCCTTCCAAGCCCAAAATTCAAGAAATCCGGTGAGATGTCCGTCATCCTAGGATGCTCAGGATCTTCCATTGATCGACGAGGATTAAACCCGCCAGGGTATGTCCTCTCATCTCTCTGATAGGCCTTGATAGGTGCAGCAAGGATGGCACCCTGCGGCACATGGATGCCGTTGGAGAAAGTGAAGCCGCCCTGTTTACCCACGGCTCGCTCAATGCCCGTCTCACCGATTGGGTTGTAACGAATGCTCTCTCGGATGAGTGAGTCCATTAACGGCAGCCTTTGGAAGAATTCATGTGAAAATGCATCGCCTTTGGCCATTTCCTGGCTTATCTCGGCACGCAAGTCGCTGATCATGGCTTCGTAGTCGCCTGCGGGGAGTGAGATGAGGTCATATACCAAATTGGTCATTGTGACGAGGTTAGTGTACGATTGGACAAAATTTAGAACCATCATTCTGGCGACGATGACCATTGGTTCGTACTCTGATGGGCCGTTGGGGTCCTTTTTGGCGGCCAGGATGATGGCGCTCAACATATCATTCTGGAAATATCAGCCGCTGTCAAGAATATAGATCTTAGACCTTACAGGCAGATCCGGTTCAATGTCCTTTTCTTCGGCCGCATCAATGATAGCCATGCGCTCCTTCAGCACGGGCGTAGCGTGCTTGGCAGCTGTCTCAATGCATCGCATCAACGGGCGGCACATGTAAGGCAGCAGAAGCCTGTATAATGTCAGCATCCTATCACTGCAATCGACAAGAAACCATTGTCTTGGGGCTGCTTACGGGCGAAGAAATGGTGGGATAAATCGGGCGTACAGCGCTGACGCAAAGAATGTGGCGGCGTATTCAGCTGTAGCATCTCTGTACTCTTTGTTGTCACACAAAGGCTGACCTGAGATAATACGGTTGGCAGATCTGCTGAGAATAGCACTTGCTGTATCCCACATATTTATCTGCACAACACCATTGGAGTCAAGCTTTGAGGCGACATTGTCATCCAGAGcagccttcatctcctcatTGACCATGGGCATTTTGTCTGCGACCTTCTGGTAGAGCTCTTTGTGAACAACATTTCTGTAGACGGGGTGAATGACGATATGAGGACCAAGGGTAGTGTAGTCAGGTACAAGGGCTTGGAGAGTATATCTCTTGAGAGAAATGTCATTCTCAGGTTGTTTGACATATTCATTCAGCAGCTGCTTTGGCACCATGAGCATGAAGCCCGTGCTGCAGTGGAGGATTGGAACGAGCTGAATACCTCCATGGCCAGCTTCAAGAATCTAATCTTATAAGCTTTGGACCCCAAAGGGCAAACAGTGTAGCCTACCTTGCGATGAGTCTCCTTGAAATATTCTTGAGACTTAAGAGCAACTTCATATGATGCCTTCATGAATATACCGACACTTTCGTATCACCAGCCCAGTTGAACTTCTGGTAATCCTTGGAGAGTGCCGCTTGAAAAGCAGGTTGCATGAGGTGTAGCAGCCATGCTGCAGTGGTGCCAATGATTGTGTAAACAACAACCCGAGGCAGAAACGCCTGGACGGTAGTAGCAAGATCAACAGCCATTGTGACAAAGCCTGAGATTGGAAAGAATGATGAATTGTCCCAAAAGTGGAGGCTAAAGCTGCTTGTAAAGGTCTCACTAAGATGAGGGATGAGGTCAAGGGTAAAAGAATGTTGACTGGAACAAAGACCACAATACCTTGTTAATCCCCGCCCCACCTCGAGGATGTAACCGTCACTTTTTAGGATCCAACCCAAAGAATTTGGGGAGCCAATTACTTGTGTGAGAATGCTGCCGCCTGATGACGATCGATTTTGTTCTGTATGCAAGAGTCCTATCTAGGGTCGGATCGACTTCTTGGAAATATCTCGTCATGATTCAGAGTCTGCTTCAGGACTTCGCTTACATGACGAGGGCGGACAACCTTGCTCGGAGATATCCTTGTCGCAGGGCGTGGGAGGCTTGGGATGCATCAGTTACATGCTTTTGGCGGGACTTACTGATGGCTCTTGATCAATGATGGAACAGCTTGGCGAGAGGAGTTAGGTCGGAGTGGCCGTGGATCACTGGTAGACTTGCTATTTGATGCCGAAGCCGACAGGCGTCAGTGAAAGCGGGAGGAATTGTCGGTGATTGTCCGCGTGAAAGCATGACAGCCCATCCTAAGTTGTAATTCTCTTCTCGCCCTTATGACGTTTATTTGCCTAGTACCTTTCCTTTGACAACCTTTCCATCTGCTGATCACACTCTCGGCTTGGTTCAACATCAAACATGTCCAGGACGAATACCTTCTACAGCCTCGGTGTAATGCCTGCATTGATGGGACTGGGCCATCTGGCTCCAGCCATAGGTGCTATACAGACTGCAACCGGCTCGTATCACTTTCCTGTGAGGCTACTTGGACTCATTGGTACCATATCAGCTGTTGTTGACTGCAAGTCATACTCTTAACTCTATTCAATTCCATCCGAAGAATATGCTACTGACAATCCCCTCTGTAGCCATGGACACATACAAAGATCTCTCACCATCAAACCGACCTGCCAAGTGGATATGGAATCTTTGGGTATACGGTCTCTGGGCCATTGTCCTGGCCTGTACTGCAACGTTAGACCTTCACACAATATACGACATATATCGTGTCCTACCTCTTGGTCTGGCTTGGGGAATCCCTTGCGTCCCATTGTACTCAATCTCCAAGGGGTGGATTCTAAGCAAGCCCAAAACTCTGGTAAGCTCAACACTCATTCTATGCACATGACATATCCTTACACTTTTAGCTCTTTGAAGCAAAGTCTTTGGTAGTCGCATTCTGTATGGCAAGTGTTTGTGCCGAAGCCAGCATGGCTTATTGCTGTCGACAAAAGGAGTACCAATGTGCGAGCAGAGATTTACGAGCAAGAAGCTTTTATCTCGCCGTCTTATACCAATTCTTCCGTGAGACATCATGCGACATCAGAGATATTCCGGAGGATACCAAGGAAGGTCTCAAAACATTGCCGGTCAAGCTTGGCAAACAGAACACAGTATTACTCTTGGCTACGGTAGGCGTTTTAGCCGAATCACTACTCACTCACGGTATCGACATAACAACGTCAGGAATTAACGTGAAAGCGCCATTGATTGCCCGTGCATTCTTACGAGTTGGTCTGACAATGACGTCGTATTGGCAAGTCTTGAGGTTCCCCAGGCAGAACTCATGGGCTTGGGGGTCTATGTCACTTCTGGGACTGGCTCCGGTGCTTTTTGCACAAGCTGCTCTTCGTGACTGACTGAACAACATCGAGGGGACGATTCTGGAAATCTCGAAAATTTATTAAGCCTGCATATGAAGATCGTGATGCGAACAACCGGGGAGTTTTGGAGATGCCCTTAGATATAGATAGCGATTGAATAGAGTGCAATCTGACAACGTCTCAATATCTCACAGTTTTCATCGAAGAAAGTGTCATGCTATATCAAGATCCTTTCATCGGACAAACAAAGTCGCTACCTCATCTAATCCGAAAGTTGAGTCTAAACTATTCAAGCTATCACAGCCCCTCCCAGCTGAAGATAAAGATCACTGTCAAAGTTTAGGCGCTCTGCCAGCATGGCTGAGCTGCTCAAGGTAATCCATCAAGTCTGTCCACATCTCTTGCGGCAACGAGTTGGAAAACCAAGTGTTCCCTTCATAGTCCTTACCAACCACTACAAACACGCTCGATATGGCGGAGACAGTATTGTGTCCGGGATCAGAAGCTTGATAATACACAGGATGTCCCCTCTTCCCCCTTCTAGACTCAGGGCGTACCTCCTGTTCTATCGCGGGACTGAAGTccagcttctcagcaagGTCACCCTTGGTCCAATTTGACATGAACTGGGCAGCCATGTTGGTGCTTCCAAAGACGACGGGCATACTGTTCGTCTTCATAGACTCCACTGAGAGCGCCGTTGAGGCTTTCAGCTGTTCCTCTGTGGTCTGTGCTTGTATGGCCTCTCGTACTTGGAGAGCAAGTTTCCCCAGTGGTAGGTCCAAGATTTCGTTGGCGCGACAGAACACAAAGGCATTGGTAGGAGAGTTCTGCACGTATGCCTTGTCTGGCAAGAACACCGATCGGGCTCGACTTCGAGGGTCAACAGCCATGATAGTTGCCAGCTCCCGATTCGTGCCCCGACCTTGATACTTGGCTAGCATGAGACAAGAGAGAGCGGCGAAGATATCACCCTCGCTGATGAAAGGCTTGTCATTTATGGCTTCCTCTTCTAGGTGGCTCCTAGCTTGCTGCATCATCCTTCTAATTGTATCTTTCGGGATGCACAGAGTCCGCGACCGAATGTTGCCGGATCTCCACGATTCATACAAGCTCCGTAAGCCCCAGACTTTGAAACGCCAgccatcaaggatcttaTCTGCAAGAACATGGGGCTCCTTGCGTGGCGATTTGAGCATATCGTCAAACACATCTTTCCGGTATCCTGGCATTGGGATAACAGCTTCTGGCTTCCCGGCCAAGACCTGACTCCAAGCCTCGAATATGGCAGACAACCCCATCAGGTCAGTTGTTACATGGGAAAATGTCAAGTTGACAAGAGTGCCGTCAGTGAAGGTTTGCACATGGAGACAGAATTGAGGGATGTCAGAGTGAACAAAATCGTCCATGTTGCGGGGCGTCTCGGGGCGGAGTCCAAGAGCACAGAATTCTTTCGGTCCAGTATAAGTAGAGATACTCCCGGTTGGCTTGGGTAGTCTGGAAGCCAGCGGATGTTCTGACATTGGGGTTTCAAACTCTTCTTTGGTGAAATAAACTGCTGGCCGGTCGTTTGTAAATTCTCGTGGAACATGTATTTCGAGTCCGCCATCTGGCTGTATGCGGGTCAATATCGAGAAACTTCGTGGAGCCGTGAGAGCATACCCTTTGCCGAAACCTTCCACCTAATCTCCGCCATCCCTCCATTTCAAAGAGCTTGGACAGAGCGTCGCTCAGTTTATGGGGGTTCAATACGTCTTCAAACTGCAAAGTCCATACCAATACGATTCCCCGCGCCGCTGCAGTATCGTCGAACAAGTGCACCGGAATGATGTCATCTGACTCAACAGTGTCCGGGAGAGGATGTcgctcttccttcttggagAAAGGTAGGTAATTGAGCAAAGCCGACATTGCCGTTGAGAATACAAACTTTGCAAATTGGTGCAATGACTGCCATGATACGGGGGAAATTTGTTGATCTGTACGAGTTGCCGCCATGATAACAAGCGAGA
It encodes:
- a CDS encoding hypothetical protein (At least one base has a quality score < 10), whose product is MKASYEVALKSQEYFKETHRKILEAGHGGIQLVPILHCSTGFMLMVPKQLLNEYVKQPENDISLKRYTLQALVPDYTTLGPHIVIHPVYRNVVHKELYQKVADKMPMVNEEMKAALDDNVASKLDSNGVVQINMWDTASAILSRSANRIISGQPLCDNKEYRDATAEYAATFFASALYARFIPPFLRPLLLPYMCRPLMRCIETAAKHATPVLKERMAIIDAAEEKDIEPDLPNDMLSAIILAAKKDPNGPSEYEPMVIVARMMVLNFVQSYTNLVTMTNLVYDLISLPAGDYEAMISDLRAEISQEMAKGDAFSHEFFQRLPLMDSLIRESIRYNPIGETGIERAVGKQGGFTFSNGIHVPQGAILAAPIKAYQRDERTYPGGFNPRRSMEDPEHPRMTDISPDFLNFGLGRGACPGRFFTSNLLKLTLTHLLMDYDFERLDERPENVRKVTIDEPCGRFLITLKKRNHA